Sequence from the Castanea sativa cultivar Marrone di Chiusa Pesio chromosome 12, ASM4071231v1 genome:
tttagactaaaagcctcctAGAACCGTaactcggcccatgagtcgagagtccgaggattcgtccgaggacgaacatctcctcggacaaacccacgatgaccctgggactcgccagaaagatcaaggcagggTTATgtaaaaaccgttggttaaaagggggacttAGGCGCCCTctagacgcaacggtgtgagggaaatatcttattaaaaggctgccacctccacattaaagaccctatacctacctccctggccgcattaatgggggagtgacccctgaacagtagaattaaACTTTCCAGCTATTATaaaaagacttcaagaagataGTGGAGAAAAAAAGGATTATTTTTTGGGGAAGAgcagaaagaaactaagaactgtaacttTGGCATAAAGAGAAGTAATGtataaattgtcctcggcttacgtctgaggaggttcccttgtcatttttgtttatcatttgcaaagactGTGGCATTATAGCCTGCTTGTCACGTTTccaatacccctaaactagattgcaggcccatactctacaaatttaattgtttaaggttcattgggcctgagcccacgtgtgtttttgggtccaggtacaattgaGCGCTTACACCTAGGTAAAGATGGTTTTTGGTGTATGTGGTGGGTTCCAAAATAACAATTTGGAGGTTTTAAACCCCTAATGTTAATGCTCAAATATGCAGAACCAATGACTAAAGCTTAGGGGTTGgagtgatttatttatttattattattatctattaatattttttttttttatagtttagttacaaacttggttgtaaccAATAGTTACAACTCTACTCaaaatcattttattaaatataaattttgaaaaattcactattgaattacattttcttcctATATCCTTtgtgtttgcaaaattttcagaagataaaaaatcaataggtatgccatcaatcaaatattaaaatctcaaatttttttaatttaaaattatgcataaaaaataaatttataaatcaaatagtaaattgtTTTCAATTGGCATGAAATTGAAGTGTGTGTtaagaatattaaaaacatgcaattcaattattagattttcaaaatatataagtaTGTTACTTTTTATAGTGTGAATTGTAGTTATGGCTGTCTAGACCCGACCGCCGCCCAACAACTTGGCCAAACCGCTCGACGCTAACCCGATTCCAGCCCGAACCGAAGGTCCAGTCGGTTGGCGGCGGGTTACCGTTCTCAAAAATTGACGCCGGCGGGTCGAGCGGCGGGTTTTCATCTCCAAAACCTGAGCAACCCGAACCCGACCGAAGCTATAAAAAAATCCTGCCAAATCCTGCAAAAACAAGTCAGATTCGGTGAGATCTCGACCAGATACGGCTAGATCTGGTGGGATTTAGCTAGATTCGGCCAAATTTCAACAATTTCTAGCGAAAAAATGCagattttagaagaaaaaaaaatctagtttcTGCGTGATATTTTCCAAGTTCCGGTGATATTTTTCTAGTTGCCGGTGATATTTTCCAGTTTCCGACTGGATTTTCAAGTTTCCGgcgatgattttttttttttcaactcctTTTTAGTTTCGGCAACCGATCCGGCCCGACCGACATTCACCATCACCCAAAACCGAACCGACCAATTTTTCTGGCGGTCGGTTTCGGGTTACTCTACCCTCCACCAGCCGCCGACGGGTCGAGTCTGGGTTGGGTTGAAAACCGACCCAGCTCGACCTGTGGACAACCCTATGTAGTCATTGGCTACAACGAAGTTTGTAACcaaaatttgtcatttttttttaaagaagctAATTTTTGAACTTAAACCTGCTTCTTGTAATTTAATATAGATTCAAATTTTCGTccaaaaaatttagtaaaagtTCCAATATAGCCTTTAAAGGAAATTTAATTGCAATTAATTTGATCTTTTTGTCCATAATTTTAAAGATTATTGTCGATGAGGCAAACATGGTGTGAGATGACAAAATAATAGCATGTGGTATTgccataaaaacaaaagtacatAAAACTGTCTTATGGTTTATTAGTAAAACAAGAAACCCCTAAAGTTATAGAtctaagctttttattttttgagaaggtagTTTCTAtaccaagaatttttttttttgagaatgttatatgccaaattttattattattatttatttagaagaaGTTatatacgattttttttttttggaggtgaAGTTATATACCAAATATGGTTTTTAGATTCAGACCATTCAAAGAACCGAGAAAGGGAAATGTGGTTTTTAAGGTCGGACCGAGATTCAACCAAGGTTAAACCGTAATGAagtcaaaattaatttaatattaataaaaatacaaataaaggtattaaatgtataaaaatatgaaaatttaccCCCCAAACAATATAAAGCAATATAAACAACTTTGAAATGAATTttccatatattttataaagtgaatagaaaataataaaatataaacataaatatatgatgaatgacttaaaggattaaaccgagtactcaacgattaagatgtagtaatcttcaaagtaacagtctacattcatgactttgtattactatgaatattttatgaaggggttgcatgtataataaagtctcaggatataatttattaatatgacctagagtgcaattatatttataaagtggtattaaataattaatggtaattttggacttgtcaaaagtttacagaaaagcccaaggctcattggagctagtgtcttattggtcccttttggtcccacttcaagccacacactaaagcccaattagaaaggcccaatacgccagcccaattagataatcatttagatataaagaaagaaacatacagaattttttattaaaaataaaagaaagagagaaacatcattatgaaatggtgtctatgtgtgagtgaagccactcaattattctcccttgaaaactgattgagagatcacacttcTTTGTATATggtaatatttcaaataaaaatcattttaattaaaaataaaattatttttgacataaatttacaaatttcacATTCACATGTAATATTGTaaaagcataatttttttttatacaaaatataatttctactctagtctaatctaagtatatatgtgtgtgaagctctctcctggaaacttgaaccccCGACCCTTaccctccacaccccacaaacatttatacttgtggagtgaccaccgcactaaGGGTGCGTGGTGGTGTAAAAACATAATTCTTgaacacaaataaatttaacataaaatgctattaaataaatagtgataaaattaaatgcaaaactAATAAtcttataaaactaaaataaatgaaaaataaattcattggGTGACACAAGGAAGCCGATCAATTCAGTGGATAATGTGCTGGACAAAGAATTTAAACACTCACAATATACAACATTAGCTATTATACAAAGAAATTATTAGAATAAATTATATCAAGATCCCTAAAAAGTATCATAactattgatttattttaaaaaaaaagtatgcttttttggtttttgttttgtttttttggttgaaaacttgaaatatcTACTCATTTTGGAATAAATTGTTTTAGTTTCTAGTTCTAGGCAACAAACTATGTAGCAGTCTAGTCGTTGGCTGTGCTTATTCTTCCTTATAGCTCATTGAGGTTGATCCCTAAGACTACTTTTCATGAGCTTTTATGGACTGAAATTCACACGAACATCATGTAACTTCACACGAACATCATGTAACTCTTGAGTTACAGAAGCTCTGACACTAGATTGTTGAACAAAAGGATAAACAAAAAGCTTTTATTTAAAACTTGACTCTTTAAATCACAACACTTTACCAGCACTATTATTATATCAATACACACACGGCACTATTACATACACTCACTTCACCAAATACACATGCACTGACACTATAGCTCTCCTTTGTTGACTTTGCTTAACTTCTCTTTAATTTGCTTCACCTAACACTTGACTTCTCTTCACCTCACACACTTCACCTTACACGGCTCGCACACCTCATATATCACAAGTAGGAACCAAGTTCCTATTTATACAAGCATAAGGTCGGTTAAGTAACTGACATTGAAGCTTCTAGCTTCATCTAAATTCTGCCACAATAGAGTTCTAGTAGTTTTAggctttattttattattattttaatatctaGCCCGTGACAGCCTCTAGACTATTACAACAATTTGTGCTGAGTTTTACTTCTACATAGAAGTCTCTAGAAATATCTCATAGAGAAATCCGGAAAGAGcatcatggaataatttacagAATGCAAGAGAATTTTctagagaatgagagagaggtaGTGCTTGATTTTAACACTCCTCCTCAAGACTGACTCTCTCTCAATTCATCCTTGGTCATCATACTCTATAAGTGCCACATTTGCATACTTGGGATTGGATTTTCGTTGCCTTGATGACCTTCTAGGTTGTTGCTGTGGACTTCTGTCTTCTtcctcaaattctgaaattatTGGTCGATCCTCCTTTGGCATCCTATGGTACACACTAGTTTGCCAAGGACTTTGAGTTAtttccatggttttaaaaactggcATGGTGAAAGAAACGGAAAATGAGCTAATTACCGGTTTTATGGTCGGACCGGGTTGGGTCTAACTCGGTCCGACCGATGGTCAAACCggtgacgtcataaataatttaattattatttatttaaattatataaataattattaattttttaatatattaaaactaACAAACTAATAGTAACAAATATGTTTCCTTTAAAATAATACaagtatataagtatataacatctttttaaagaatttagcataataacattacaaaacaatcatccttaacataataaattttcaacaaaatcaaataaataagttcattagtCATTATATTTACATCCAAAtggcaaataaaaaataagttcattataTCCAAATATcaaataagttttaaagtttcaaacaatCGTCTGTTAATTTCTATATGTATAGGTTTATGTTCAAATTACactagtaaaaaataataataaaattacattacaggttctcttctctctctagaaactagccaaattaaatataaattttagatcAAACTTTTATTAGTGTTCTATTTGAAGGCTTACAAGAATAAATTCGGtctgttcataaaaaaaaaataaatgaataaattgtGTCTGTAATATGatttagagcattagcattggtgGTGTTAAAAAactgctatttttagcaccatcaAATGCAAAAGTGAGACTCTATTAGTGGAGCTATAGCCAAAAATTTTGGCTTCTTTGCTACAATGCACAGCTAAAAGTTGTTATGCACTATAGCTCAAAGGAATAATgaaataatgatattttatttgcctctttaattaaataatgtttCTTGGTTTCCTTTGTGTTTCtttgtttccttcttttttttttttggtccttcAACCTCTCcccttttgtttttcctctcttcctctaGCCAATCCAAATCTTCCATAGAAGCTCACCctctcccttttattttttatttttccctctcttccttTACTCGCCGCCGACCCATCAGATTTGTCCAGTGCATAACCATCAGATTTGCCCAACCACCGACCCATTAAAGCTCTATGCTCGATCAAAGCGGCAGTACAATAGCACCATGATCGGCAACGGCGGGAATTCTGGGTTCATGGGTTTTGGATTACCGGGTTTGTGGGTTTCtgatatgtttttgtttttgtttttgtttttttgttttgttttgtttctttttttcttttttttttttttttgtgtttttggttctTCTTCACATGAGTTTTTTTAGGCAGAGTGAGGTGGGATGATCGTGAGACTGAGATGAGAGAGTGATCTGATTAGGCTTAGGGTTAGTTTTTAGGATTTTATTGGGGACCAAAACGACGTAGTTTTAGTGGAAAAGTCAAAAAACCTCCCAACTGGTTATTAATCGGTTCAACCACGCCGATTTTCAGTTCTCAGGTTGAATCGGCCAGATTTTACTATTTACCGGTTTTAAGCCCATTTTCGGTTTTTTACCATAACCAGACCTGATTGAAGGTCGGTTCCCGGTCGGACTGGCCAGTCCggtccaatttttaaaactatggttaTTTCTTTAGACTCTGGCTCACGATCTTCAAAAAGTTTTACTTCATCAATTGTTGTGAGTTGGTCTTTCCTTGATTGCTCCCCCGTCCTCTTAAGATTTTATCTTTGATTTCCTTTGGCAATGTTGCTGTTTCTTCCAACCACCACGAAGATGCTTCATCAAATATCACATTCCATGAGGTGTAACACCGACCATTCGTTGGATTATAACACCTCCAACCTTTCTTTGGCTATCGTAGCCCACAAAGATGCAACGAATCACCTTCTTATCGGACTTAGTACATAGATGATTAGGCATAAATACATAGCAAACACAGCCAAAGACTCGAAAATGGCTTACCATTGGTTTGGTATTCCATAGCTTTTGGAAAGGTGAGACAAACCTAAGTATTGCTTGTGGAAGTTTGTTGATCACATGAGCCGCTGTCTTCATACACTCTGCCCAAAATCTACCTCACACATTTTTTGCGTGCAACATGCTTCAGCATGTCTCCGCAAGAtgtctatttttccttttagccacaccattttgttgtggagttcctgGACAAGTAAACTGTCGTTGTATGTTGCACTCTTGTAGATACTTGCAGAATTAATCTGAAGTATACTCTCGCCCATTATCCGTGCGTAGACATTTAATCTTTCTTCCaacttctttttcaattttcgtcTGGAACTCCTTAAATTTTGACAAAGtctcaaattttctttcataaagAAAACCCATACGTACCTTGAAAAATCATCGATGAAAGTCACCATGTAGTGCATCCCACTGATAGACGCCTGCTTTACAAGTCCAAAGACATCTGAATGGATCAACTCTAGCGGCTCATTTGCTCTAAACTTTGACTCTCGATACGGCAGTTGATGTGCCTTCCCGTATTGGCACCCAACATAAACTATGTCTTCTCGACACTCCAATTGAGGTAGACCCTTGAGCATAGACTTGCTCATCATCACCTTCTATTTATGGTAGCTAATGTGCCCCAATCTTGCATGCCAAAGATCTGTAGTTTTATTCTTCCGAGTTTTATCCACATAAGCTGATTCGACTGACATTACATACACAAAGTCCATTCGTTTGGCTTCCATGGTTGGTGTACCAATAACTATTAGCTC
This genomic interval carries:
- the LOC142620778 gene encoding uncharacterized protein LOC142620778, which encodes MSKSMLKGLPQLECREDIVYVGCQYGKAHQLPYRESKFRANEPLELIHSDVFGLVKQASISGMHYMVTFIDDFSRYVWVFFMKENLRLCQNLRSSRRKLKKKLEERLNVYARIMGESILQINSASIYKSATYNDSLLVQELHNKMVWLKGKIDILRRHAEACCTQKMCEVDFGQSV